From the Amblyraja radiata isolate CabotCenter1 chromosome 14, sAmbRad1.1.pri, whole genome shotgun sequence genome, one window contains:
- the LOC116980240 gene encoding zinc finger protein 239-like encodes MATRGFTTNGLQWQTASKQDGHLQLHREMPASKMAAPGFTLIDFNGWPPSFARSSHLLRHNRVHSVESPFTCSDCGKCFKTMNDLEMHLQVHTGKKPYGCSTCGKSFAWLSNLRDHRSMHNSERPFTCTDCGKAFKLSTHLKEHRVVHTGEKPHTCVQCGKAFTRSNNLLRHQRTHTGERPYTCKDCGKGFTQSNELLVHQRTHTGERPYTCVQCGKGFTQSSNLLRHQRTHTGERPYTCAQCGKGFIRSSHRLEHQCTHTGERPYTCAQCGKGFTRSRNLLSHQRIHTGERPYTCAQCGKGFN; translated from the exons ATGGCCACCCGGGGCTTCACTACCAATGGACTGCAATGGCAGACTGCCAGTAAACAAGATGGCCACCTGCAGCTCCACAGGGAAATGCCAGCATCCAAAATGGCCGCCCCCGGCTTCACTCTCATTGATTTCAATGGCTGGCCGCCA AGCTTCGCTCGCTCCAGCCACCTGCTGcggcacaaccgcgtgcactccgTCGAGAGTCCTTTCACCTGCTCAGACTGCGGCAAGTGCTTCAAGACGATGAATGACCTGGAGATGCACCTGCAGGTGCACACGGGCAAGAAGccgtatggctgctccacctgcggcaagagctttgcctggTTGTCAAACCTGCGGGATCACCGGTCGATGCACAACAGTGAACGACCCTTCACCTGCACCGACTGCGGCAAAGCCTTTAAGTTGTCCACGCACCTGAAGGAGCACAGGGTCGTGCACACCGGGGAGAAGCCCCacacctgcgtccagtgcggcaaggccttcacccgctccaacaacctgctgaggcaccagcgcacccacaccggcgagcgcccctacacctgcaaagactgcggcaagggcttcacccagtccaatgaactgctggtgcaccagcgcacccacaccggcgagcgcccctatacctgtgtccagtgcggcaagggcttcactcagtccagcaacctgctgaggcaccagcgcacccacaccggtgagcgcccctacacctgcgcacagtgcggcaagggcttcatccggtCCAGTCACCGGCTGGAGCACCagtgcacccacaccggcgagcgcccctacacctgcgcccagtgcggcaagggcttcacccgctccagaaACCTGCTGagccaccagcgcatccacaccggcgagcgtccctacacctgtgcccagtgcggcaagggcttcaac